A portion of the Actomonas aquatica genome contains these proteins:
- a CDS encoding Do family serine endopeptidase, which translates to MNTSYQRHPQRARALRASVLIFAAAALGWTGAAIASSDKPETKVVVKVDDTPLNREGDGALRVSFSPVVKKVAPAVVQVEVTDEVQKVSAAQLPPFLRDPRMRRYFGLPDGEEFELPRAEPQRGAGSGVIVSEDGYILTNNHVVQNADKIEVTLDSGKTLKAEVVGTDPDTDLAVIKIDATDLPALTFADSDAIEVGDTVLAVGNPFGLGQTVTSGMVSALGRATMGLAYEDFIQTDAAINPGNSGGALVDTNGRLVGINTAILSRSGGFQGIGFAIPSNLARNVMQQLATDGKVTRGYLGVQLDPLTPELAEQFGLDADTKGVLISEVSEDTPAEKAGLEHGDVILAVNGRTYSTLRELRFAVANLRPGEAAEIKVFRDGDEKTIEVEIGARDGDIASLNPSAEKADEGSLNGVQVANLDPRLRRQYGIQSRVTGALIVEVDNESASYEAGLRPGMVILEINQERVRDADDAVALTEDSSPDGKTLLRVWSARYGVRYVVVDESGDE; encoded by the coding sequence ATGAACACTTCCTACCAACGTCACCCTCAACGAGCCCGGGCCTTGCGCGCTTCGGTGCTCATCTTCGCCGCCGCCGCTCTCGGTTGGACCGGAGCCGCCATCGCCTCGAGCGACAAGCCCGAGACCAAGGTTGTCGTGAAAGTCGACGATACGCCGCTCAACCGCGAGGGCGACGGCGCACTGCGCGTGAGCTTCTCACCCGTCGTCAAAAAGGTCGCCCCGGCTGTCGTGCAGGTGGAGGTCACCGACGAGGTGCAGAAGGTGTCCGCCGCCCAGTTGCCGCCCTTCCTGCGCGATCCGCGCATGCGTCGCTATTTCGGTCTGCCCGATGGCGAGGAGTTTGAACTCCCGCGCGCTGAGCCGCAGCGCGGCGCCGGCTCCGGCGTCATCGTGAGCGAGGACGGTTACATTCTCACCAACAACCACGTCGTCCAAAACGCCGACAAGATCGAGGTCACCCTCGACAGCGGCAAGACCCTCAAGGCCGAGGTCGTCGGCACCGATCCCGACACCGACCTCGCGGTCATCAAGATCGACGCCACCGACCTGCCGGCCCTCACCTTTGCCGATTCCGACGCGATCGAAGTGGGTGACACCGTGCTCGCGGTGGGCAACCCGTTCGGCCTCGGCCAGACCGTGACCAGCGGCATGGTGAGCGCGCTCGGCCGCGCGACCATGGGTCTCGCTTACGAAGACTTTATTCAGACCGATGCCGCCATCAATCCGGGTAACTCCGGCGGTGCGCTCGTCGACACCAACGGCCGACTCGTCGGCATCAACACCGCCATCCTTTCCCGCTCCGGCGGCTTCCAAGGCATCGGCTTCGCCATCCCGTCCAACCTCGCCCGCAACGTCATGCAGCAGCTCGCCACCGACGGTAAGGTGACGCGCGGTTACTTGGGCGTGCAGCTCGATCCGCTCACGCCGGAACTCGCCGAGCAGTTTGGTCTCGATGCCGATACCAAGGGTGTGCTGATCAGCGAGGTCAGCGAAGACACCCCGGCAGAGAAGGCCGGGCTGGAGCACGGCGATGTGATCCTCGCGGTCAATGGTCGCACCTACAGCACGCTGCGCGAGCTGCGCTTCGCGGTCGCCAACCTGCGACCGGGCGAAGCCGCGGAGATCAAAGTTTTCCGCGACGGTGACGAGAAGACCATCGAGGTCGAAATCGGAGCCCGCGACGGCGATATCGCTTCGCTCAACCCGAGCGCTGAAAAGGCCGACGAGGGATCCCTCAACGGTGTGCAGGTCGCCAACCTCGATCCGCGTCTGCGCCGCCAGTATGGGATTCAATCCCGCGTCACCGGCGCGCTGATCGTCGAAGTCGACAACGAGTCTGCCTCCTACGAGGCCGGCCTGCGTCCCGGCATGGTGATTCTCGAAATCAACCAGGAACGGGTGCGCGACGCCGACGACGCGGTGGCCCTCACCGAGGACTCTTCGCCCGACGGCAAGACGCTGCTGCGGGTGTGGAGCGCGCGCTACGGAGTCCGCTACGTCGTGGTCGACGAGTCGGGTGACGAGTAA
- a CDS encoding response regulator transcription factor — protein MRILVVEDDAKIASFVVKGLKQEGYAVDHAPDGDTGLSLVTTTPYDAAVVDIMLPGLDGLSLVKRLRLTYPDLPVLFLSARSTVEDRVKGLQAGGDDYLTKPFAFAELSARVQALLRRATRAPETTRLTVGDITLDLVSRHVTVGSESIELQPREFALLAYLMRHPDRPVTKTMILEHVWDYSFDPQTNVVDVLVSRLRSKVDPDKSRIETVRGVGYVLHGHGRS, from the coding sequence GTGCGCATACTCGTAGTCGAAGACGACGCCAAGATCGCCTCCTTCGTGGTCAAAGGCCTGAAGCAGGAAGGTTACGCCGTGGACCACGCTCCCGATGGTGACACCGGGTTGTCGCTGGTGACGACGACGCCCTATGACGCGGCGGTGGTCGACATCATGTTGCCGGGCCTCGACGGCCTCTCGCTGGTCAAACGGCTGCGGCTCACCTATCCGGATTTGCCGGTGTTGTTTTTGAGCGCCCGGTCGACGGTGGAGGATCGCGTGAAAGGGCTGCAGGCGGGCGGCGACGATTACCTGACCAAACCTTTTGCCTTTGCCGAGCTGTCGGCCCGCGTGCAGGCGCTGCTCCGTCGGGCGACCCGCGCCCCGGAAACGACGCGGCTGACGGTGGGCGACATCACGCTCGATCTGGTGTCGCGGCACGTGACGGTCGGCAGCGAGTCGATCGAGTTGCAGCCGCGCGAGTTTGCGCTGCTGGCCTATCTGATGCGCCACCCGGATCGGCCGGTCACGAAGACCATGATTTTGGAGCACGTGTGGGACTACAGTTTTGATCCGCAGACCAACGTGGTCGACGTGCTGGTGTCGCGTTTGCGCAGCAAGGTCGATCCCGACAAGTCGCGCATCGAGACGGTGCGCGGTGTGGGTTACGTGTTGCATGGCCATGGCCGGAGTTGA
- a CDS encoding response regulator, with translation MPKILLVEDNEMNRDMLSRRLKKRGFEVEIAVDGIAGAEAGLTGEHDLILLDMSLPGLTGWEVAQKLKAHANVAGIPIIALTAHAMESDRQKALEAGCDEFETKPVDLKALLAKMNTLLGLEAAE, from the coding sequence ATGCCCAAGATCCTGCTGGTTGAAGACAACGAGATGAACCGCGACATGCTAAGCCGCCGGCTGAAGAAGCGTGGCTTCGAGGTTGAGATTGCGGTCGACGGCATCGCCGGAGCCGAGGCGGGCCTCACTGGCGAACATGATTTGATCCTGCTCGATATGAGCCTGCCGGGCCTCACCGGTTGGGAGGTCGCGCAGAAGCTCAAGGCCCATGCCAACGTGGCCGGTATCCCCATCATCGCGCTCACCGCGCACGCCATGGAGTCGGACCGCCAAAAGGCCCTCGAGGCGGGCTGCGACGAGTTTGAAACCAAGCCGGTCGATTTGAAGGCCTTGCTCGCCAAGATGAACACCCTGCTGGGGTTGGAGGCCGCGGAATGA
- a CDS encoding ATP-binding protein codes for MFKSLPFRWRITLLVTSVSLVSLCAAFGGFLFWEVLRYRAQVANELESTQALLVERVSSRLATHPDGSTVTLEDLANSESILAGAVYAPDYRILARYVKVGREEFVPRPFRTNVDPNAVTTFRYLMHDGEQVGILYLKADTSGLAREKLVEPLRGMTIIGLFSILLGMVAARFLQRSITRPIAELARVADRVVSAHDYSVRADPRRASGELGAMIEAFNAVLATVEKRTAELDRAKGQLEESNRNLEAKVQERTVELEHAMIAANDANQAKSAFLAKMSHELRTPMNAIIGYSEILMEDAEDDENEDAVDDLKKILSAARHLLGLINDVLDLSKIEAGRMDLFVEEQAVEGLVEQVRCTTAPLVAKRANAFEVVMSNDPGVIRTDATKLRQILLNLISNAAKFTENGTVTLEVGRDGEGDDGRVHFAVRDTGIGMTPEQCAKVFEAFAQADASTASKYGGTGLGLAISRQFARLMGGEIALESKPGAGTTFTLTLPICADGEAAKQAGASAVSQEQAAGGAKAQKVAAVARVLLVAADDSLAAGVQAQLDNDTYDVTHARSRETAFEYARRELPHVILVDVLMESEADSSESLTSRLKQEPALATIPVVLLTRVEDGSQPGLALGAQDYLSKNEVETALAATLQRNLGDRSNREVLVAEDDDSIRQMVGRLLSRDGWEVVLAPNGRAALAAMQEHPPAMVLLDLMMPELDGFGVLREMRADERLRHIPVVVLTSLDLTGSVRQLLKQQTERVLQKGGYSKEQLLAEVRDAVSELSRGERAK; via the coding sequence GTGTTCAAATCCCTCCCGTTTCGTTGGCGTATCACGTTGTTGGTGACCTCGGTGTCCTTGGTGTCGTTGTGCGCGGCCTTTGGCGGGTTCCTGTTTTGGGAGGTGCTGCGCTACCGGGCGCAGGTGGCGAACGAACTGGAGTCGACGCAGGCGCTGTTGGTCGAGCGGGTGAGTTCGCGGCTGGCGACGCATCCGGATGGCTCGACGGTCACGCTGGAGGATCTGGCGAATTCGGAATCGATTTTGGCTGGGGCGGTGTATGCGCCGGACTACCGGATTCTGGCGCGTTACGTGAAGGTGGGTCGGGAGGAGTTTGTGCCGCGACCGTTTCGCACCAACGTCGATCCCAACGCGGTGACGACGTTCCGCTACCTGATGCATGACGGGGAGCAGGTGGGCATCCTTTACCTGAAGGCCGACACGTCCGGGTTGGCGCGGGAGAAGTTGGTGGAGCCGCTGCGTGGCATGACGATCATCGGGCTGTTTTCCATCTTGCTGGGCATGGTGGCGGCGCGGTTTTTGCAGCGTTCGATCACGCGACCGATCGCGGAACTCGCGCGGGTGGCCGACCGGGTGGTGAGTGCCCACGATTACAGTGTGCGGGCGGATCCGCGGCGGGCCAGTGGCGAGCTGGGCGCGATGATTGAGGCCTTTAACGCGGTGTTGGCCACGGTGGAGAAACGCACGGCCGAACTAGATCGGGCCAAGGGGCAGTTGGAGGAGAGCAATCGCAACCTCGAGGCCAAGGTGCAGGAACGCACGGTCGAGTTGGAGCACGCCATGATCGCGGCCAACGACGCCAACCAGGCCAAGAGCGCCTTCCTCGCCAAGATGAGTCACGAGCTGCGCACGCCGATGAATGCGATCATCGGTTACTCGGAGATCCTCATGGAGGATGCCGAGGACGATGAGAACGAGGACGCGGTCGACGACCTGAAGAAAATTCTCTCCGCTGCGCGTCACTTGCTCGGTCTCATCAACGACGTGCTGGATCTTTCCAAGATCGAGGCTGGGCGCATGGATTTGTTTGTGGAAGAGCAGGCGGTGGAGGGCCTCGTCGAGCAGGTGCGTTGCACCACGGCGCCACTTGTGGCCAAGCGAGCCAACGCCTTTGAGGTCGTGATGAGCAACGATCCTGGCGTCATCCGCACCGATGCGACGAAGCTGCGGCAGATCCTGCTCAATCTCATCAGCAACGCGGCCAAGTTTACCGAAAACGGCACGGTCACCCTCGAGGTCGGCCGCGACGGCGAAGGCGACGATGGCCGGGTGCATTTTGCGGTGCGCGACACCGGCATCGGCATGACGCCGGAGCAGTGCGCCAAGGTGTTTGAAGCCTTTGCCCAGGCCGATGCCTCGACCGCTAGCAAATACGGTGGCACGGGTCTGGGGCTGGCGATTTCGCGGCAGTTTGCCCGCCTGATGGGCGGCGAGATTGCACTCGAAAGTAAGCCCGGCGCGGGCACGACCTTCACGCTGACCTTGCCGATTTGTGCCGATGGCGAAGCCGCCAAACAGGCCGGGGCGTCGGCGGTGAGCCAGGAACAGGCGGCGGGCGGAGCGAAGGCACAAAAAGTGGCCGCGGTTGCCCGCGTGTTGCTGGTGGCGGCCGACGACAGTCTGGCCGCGGGCGTGCAGGCGCAGTTGGACAACGACACCTACGACGTCACCCATGCGCGCTCCCGCGAGACGGCGTTTGAGTATGCGCGCCGCGAACTCCCGCACGTAATCCTGGTGGATGTGCTGATGGAGTCGGAGGCCGATTCTTCCGAAAGCCTCACCAGCCGCCTCAAACAGGAGCCGGCGCTGGCGACGATCCCGGTCGTGCTGCTCACACGAGTGGAGGACGGATCTCAACCGGGTCTCGCGCTCGGCGCCCAGGATTATCTGAGCAAAAACGAGGTGGAGACCGCACTCGCGGCGACTCTGCAACGCAACCTCGGCGACCGCAGCAACCGCGAGGTGTTGGTGGCCGAAGACGACGACTCCATTCGCCAGATGGTGGGTCGCCTCCTGTCGCGCGACGGCTGGGAGGTCGTGCTCGCGCCCAATGGCCGGGCCGCGCTGGCCGCCATGCAGGAACATCCGCCCGCGATGGTGCTGCTCGACCTCATGATGCCGGAGCTCGACGGCTTTGGCGTGCTGCGCGAGATGCGCGCCGACGAGCGTTTGCGCCACATTCCCGTGGTGGTGCTCACGTCCCTCGATCTCACCGGAAGCGTGCGCCAGTTGCTCAAGCAACAAACCGAGCGCGTCCTGCAAAAGGGTGGCTATTCCAAAGAGCAGCTTCTGGCCGAGGTCCGTGACGCCGTGAGCGAGTTGAGCCGGGGCGAACGGGCGAAATAA
- a CDS encoding response regulator codes for MSEGEGSPPSAVDAEISELAKLRHDLRTPLNQILGYSELILETVEDEDLSDLEGPLKLINKAGNTLLATLNEEMAPHRIAAGRFHLGDLQEDLAGPLDSIGSYHASCRDRAAGLGRDDIVADLHKIMSAVSNLRVTLAKAIMPTPSPAAATSAPAAASVTRSAPPPAPAERLDGTLLLVDDDMINREMMSRRLEHMGFDVATAESGEQALEWLEETAPDLILLDILMPGMNGFETLERIKAKPAWAMIPVIMLTALDDAESTGRCIAAGAEDYAAKPFNATVLRARISSALEKKRLRENEQRYLARIRELEAQLGG; via the coding sequence ATGAGCGAAGGGGAGGGCAGCCCGCCTTCCGCGGTCGACGCCGAAATCTCGGAACTGGCCAAGCTGCGCCACGACCTGCGCACCCCGCTGAATCAGATTCTTGGATACAGCGAGCTGATCCTGGAAACGGTTGAAGACGAGGACCTGTCGGATCTCGAAGGACCGCTGAAGCTCATTAACAAGGCCGGCAATACCCTGCTGGCCACCCTCAACGAAGAGATGGCGCCGCACCGCATCGCGGCCGGGCGTTTCCATCTCGGCGACCTGCAGGAAGACCTGGCCGGGCCGCTCGATTCCATCGGTTCCTACCACGCGTCCTGCCGCGACCGCGCCGCCGGACTCGGGCGCGACGACATCGTGGCCGACCTGCACAAGATCATGTCGGCGGTGAGCAACCTGCGCGTGACCCTGGCCAAGGCGATCATGCCGACTCCCTCGCCGGCAGCTGCGACGTCCGCCCCGGCGGCGGCGTCGGTCACCCGCTCGGCGCCACCACCGGCCCCGGCCGAGCGTCTGGACGGCACCTTGCTTCTGGTGGATGACGACATGATCAATCGCGAGATGATGAGCCGGCGGCTGGAGCATATGGGCTTTGATGTAGCGACGGCGGAGAGTGGCGAACAGGCGTTGGAGTGGTTGGAGGAGACGGCGCCGGATTTGATTTTGTTGGATATCCTCATGCCCGGCATGAACGGCTTCGAAACGCTGGAACGCATCAAAGCCAAGCCCGCGTGGGCGATGATCCCGGTCATCATGCTCACGGCGCTCGATGATGCGGAGAGCACCGGGCGCTGCATCGCAGCCGGCGCGGAAGATTACGCCGCCAAGCCTTTCAACGCGACCGTGCTGCGGGCGCGGATCAGCTCGGCCCTGGAAAAGAAACGCCTGCGCGAAAACGAGCAGCGCTACCTCGCCCGCATCCGCGAACTCGAAGCGCAGCTTGGTGGGTAG